Below is a window of Tolypothrix bouteillei VB521301 DNA.
GTGACTATATCGGGATGATTGCCACGGTAATGAATGCTATGACGTTGCAGGACTCACTCGAACGCATTGGAATTCAAACACGGGTACAAACTGCAATTTCCATGCAGGAAGTTGCAGAACCATACATTCGCCGTCGCGCCATCCGCCATCTAGAAAAGGGGCGAGTGGTTATTTTTGGCGCGGGTTCGGGTAATCCCTTTTTCACCACCGATACTACAGCAGCACTCAGAGCAGCAGAAATTGAAGCTGACGTAATTTTCAAAGCGACCAAAGTCGATGGTATTTACGACGCAGATCCTCACGTATACCCCAATGCTAAACGGTATAATACTCTGACATATGGATATGTTTTAACAAAAGATTTGCGGGTAATGGACACGACTGCGATAGCCTTGTGTAAAGAGAATAATATCCCTATTCTTGTATTTGACTTAACTGTGCGGGGAAATATCCGCAGAGCAGTTATGGGAGAATCCATAGGCACGCTTGTGGGAGGTTCATGTGAAATTAGCTGAAGCTGAGAGTACGATGCAAAAAACCGTAGAGGCGACTCAACGGAATTTTAATACCATTCGCACTGGTCGCGCCAATGCGAGTATATTGGACAAGGTAACGGTGGATTACTACGGTTCGCCAACTGCCTTAAAATCACTGGCAAACATCAGCACGCCAGATTCTTCAACCATCTTAATTCAGCCTTACGAGCGGAATATCTTAAACTCTATAGAAAAGGCAATTTCCATGTCGGATGTGGGTTTAACCCCCAGTAACGACGGTGCCTTAATTAGGCTCAATATTCCACCATTGACTAGCGATCGCCGTAAAGAACTCGTGAAAATTGCGGCTAAGTATGCTGAAGAAGGACGCGTTGGTATTCGTAATATCCGCCGCGATGCCTTGGATACAATTCGCAAAATGGAAAAAGCTGCGGAAATCTCTGAGGATGAAGCACGGGATCAGCAAGATAAGCTGCAAAAGCTGACGGATAAATACACAGCCAGAATCAATGAGTTGCTGGCAGAAAAAGAAAAAGACATTACAACTGTCTAAAAATAGACCATCTTGGGTGCATCAACTACGGGGATTGAGGACTGGGAACTGGAGACTGGTAGGAAAAGGTGTAAGATCTCCGTGTATTCCTTTGGCAAAGCCTCTTTACGTTTTCAGGCTCTATGCTCCCCAATCCCCAATTGCCCCCAACCCCAGAGGGCTCACTTTCCCCAATCCCTAACCCCTAACCCCTATGTACGACTGTATTATCGTTGGCTCAGGACCTGCAGGTGGATGCGCTGCATATCATTTAGCGAAGCGCGGGCGTTCGGTGTTGGTTTTGGAGAAAGAGTCTCTACCAAGATACAAACCCTGTGGAGGTGGTGTTTCACCTGCAATTGCCCAATGGTTTGACTTTGACTTTAGTCCGGCAATTTCTATCAAAGCAGACACAATCCGCTGTACCTGGAATATGGAGGAAGCGGTAGAAGCAGAGATTGGAACTCCCGAACCTGTTTGGATGGTAAGACGGGATATATTCGACCATTTTTTGATTCAGCAAGCGCAAAAGCAAGGGGCTGAACTCCGAGATAATACTGAAGTAACAGGTATTGAATTTCAAAGCAATTGTTGGCAAGTGAATACTGCTAGCGGTTCGGTGACGGGTCGTTACTTAATTGCAGCCGATGGTGCGAAAGGACCCATGGCGAGATGGCTTGGGTTCAAAGAACGCAAACGTCTTCTAGCAGGAGCCTTGGAAGCCGAAGCCAAAGCAGATGTAAAGAATGGTAACATTGCTCACTTCGAGTTTGGTATGGTGAAAAATGGTTACCTCTGGAACTTCCCAAAAGCAGATGGTTACTCTATTGGGATTGGCACCTTTGTTGGTAGGGGGGGTGCTCAAGATTTCAAAAGCATTTTAAGCGAGTACGGTCAGAAATTTGATGTAGACATTAAAACCTGTCAGCAGTACGGTCATGCTTTGTGTTTGTGGAATGGCAATCAGAAGTTGCACGCCGACAACGCAGTTTTAGCAGGAGAAGCAGCTTGTGTTGTCGATCCGTTCACAGCTGAAGGTATTCGACCCTCTATTTTTAGCGGTTTAAAAGCAGCAGAAGCTATTGATAAAGCAGTTGGTGGTGACATCAACGCATTGGAAGAGTACACAAATACCATGTACGAACAATGGGGTAGTGATATGGCTTGGGCGCAGAAGTTGGCTGGGCTATTTTATCGCTTCGCTGGTATTGGCTATAAAGTCGGTGTTAAGCGCCCTTCATCTGTCCAAATTATGGGCAAAATCTTGTGTGGTGAAATGCGTTACGCTGATGTTGCTCATCGTGCTATCAAGCGTTTAACAACTGGACTGGTTGGTTAATTGACAAATGACCAAAGTTAATGTGATAGGTATCGGTCTGGATGGCATTGCTGGATTGAGTGAAACACTCAAGGAAATTATTGAACGTGCGACGCTGCTAGTAGGTAGCGATCGCCATTTGAGTTATTTCCCCAACCACCAAAGCCAGCGTTTGCCCCTCAGAAACTTTACTGAAGACATTAGTAAAATTCGTGACTACTTAAACCAAGGTCGTGATGGTGTTGTTGTTATAGTTTCCGGAGATCCCCTCTTCTTCGGTTTGGGACGCTTGCTTTTAGCAGAACTGCCAAAAGATGTACTGACATTTCATCCCCATCTCAGTTCGGTACAGCTAGCCTTTAATCGGGTGAAAGCAAGCTGGCATGATGCACGCTTTATTAGCGCACACGGGCGTTCTGTAGAGGAATTGATTCAGACCTTGCAGCAAGGAGTGGAGAAAATAGCTGTACTTACAGATGGGACAAATACTCCAAATGCGATCGCAAAATTGATACAATCTCTGAATCTACCCAGCCAATATGAGTTGTGGGTTTGTGAAAATTTAGGCGGGGATTTGGAGCGTGTTGAGTCTTTCTCTATAGAAACATTGTGTAGAGATGGTGCAAGTTCTACATTTGCACCTTTGAATGTTGTGGTCTTACTGCGTCAAGATAAAGAAAAACCCCTAAATTTATCAGCCTTACCCTATTTTGGTTTACCAGATGAATGCTTTCTTAGCTTTAGCGATCGCCCTGGTTTGATGACAAAGCGAGAAGTGCGGACGCTAGTATTAGCTGAACTCGCCTTGCGTCCCGGACAAACCATTTGGGATATTGGTGCGGGAACTGGTTCTGTTTCCATTGAAATTGCCCGCCTGTTCCCAACTTCTACTGTTTACGCCATTGAAAAAACGGCTGCGGGTAGTGCGTTAATTGCTCAAAATTGCCGTCGCTTTCAAGTAGAGAATGTCATTTCCATTCACGGCAATGCACCGGAGATTTTGTATACTCTTGGAGAAAAGAGTAGTACTCCCTCTGCGACACAAAACGCAGATCGTATTTTCATCGGTGGGAGTGGAGGCAATTTAACTGAAATCCTTAATGTTTGCGCGACTCAACTCACTCCTCAAGGCGTCATAGTTCTCTCTCTAGCCACCTTGGAACATCTCAACACTGCTTTATTGTGGTTTCAGTCTCATTCTTGGCACTACCAGTTATTGCAAGTGCAGCTTTCCCGTTCTGTCCCAATTGGACAGTTAACACGTTTCGCACCACTCAATCCCGTAACAATTATCACAGCATTTAACAGTGACCCGTCATCAGTATTCAGCAATCATGAGTTGGTTGCTGAATACTGATGACGGGTCAATGAAATAGAGGATGGGCGAAGAGGTAGTATAGCTGCTCTCTGCCCTCTAAAAGAACCAACCGTATGAGTGTAAACCTTTACCTAAAAGATTAACCCCCAAGTAACAAATCCAGACAACAACAAAGCCGCTAGCTGC
It encodes the following:
- a CDS encoding geranylgeranyl reductase family protein, which translates into the protein MYDCIIVGSGPAGGCAAYHLAKRGRSVLVLEKESLPRYKPCGGGVSPAIAQWFDFDFSPAISIKADTIRCTWNMEEAVEAEIGTPEPVWMVRRDIFDHFLIQQAQKQGAELRDNTEVTGIEFQSNCWQVNTASGSVTGRYLIAADGAKGPMARWLGFKERKRLLAGALEAEAKADVKNGNIAHFEFGMVKNGYLWNFPKADGYSIGIGTFVGRGGAQDFKSILSEYGQKFDVDIKTCQQYGHALCLWNGNQKLHADNAVLAGEAACVVDPFTAEGIRPSIFSGLKAAEAIDKAVGGDINALEEYTNTMYEQWGSDMAWAQKLAGLFYRFAGIGYKVGVKRPSSVQIMGKILCGEMRYADVAHRAIKRLTTGLVG
- the pyrH gene encoding UMP kinase, giving the protein MGTHYRRVLLKLSGEALMGNLGYGIDPEVVKEIAEEVAEVAATGVQVAIVVGGGNIFRGVKAASAGMDRATGDYIGMIATVMNAMTLQDSLERIGIQTRVQTAISMQEVAEPYIRRRAIRHLEKGRVVIFGAGSGNPFFTTDTTAALRAAEIEADVIFKATKVDGIYDADPHVYPNAKRYNTLTYGYVLTKDLRVMDTTAIALCKENNIPILVFDLTVRGNIRRAVMGESIGTLVGGSCEIS
- a CDS encoding bifunctional cobalt-precorrin-7 (C(5))-methyltransferase/cobalt-precorrin-6B (C(15))-methyltransferase encodes the protein MTKVNVIGIGLDGIAGLSETLKEIIERATLLVGSDRHLSYFPNHQSQRLPLRNFTEDISKIRDYLNQGRDGVVVIVSGDPLFFGLGRLLLAELPKDVLTFHPHLSSVQLAFNRVKASWHDARFISAHGRSVEELIQTLQQGVEKIAVLTDGTNTPNAIAKLIQSLNLPSQYELWVCENLGGDLERVESFSIETLCRDGASSTFAPLNVVVLLRQDKEKPLNLSALPYFGLPDECFLSFSDRPGLMTKREVRTLVLAELALRPGQTIWDIGAGTGSVSIEIARLFPTSTVYAIEKTAAGSALIAQNCRRFQVENVISIHGNAPEILYTLGEKSSTPSATQNADRIFIGGSGGNLTEILNVCATQLTPQGVIVLSLATLEHLNTALLWFQSHSWHYQLLQVQLSRSVPIGQLTRFAPLNPVTIITAFNSDPSSVFSNHELVAEY
- the frr gene encoding ribosome recycling factor, yielding MKLAEAESTMQKTVEATQRNFNTIRTGRANASILDKVTVDYYGSPTALKSLANISTPDSSTILIQPYERNILNSIEKAISMSDVGLTPSNDGALIRLNIPPLTSDRRKELVKIAAKYAEEGRVGIRNIRRDALDTIRKMEKAAEISEDEARDQQDKLQKLTDKYTARINELLAEKEKDITTV